The sequence below is a genomic window from Bacillota bacterium.
CACCCATGAGCGCCACGTCCGCCGCTTCAATGGCCGCGTCGGATCCGGCCAGCCCCATCGCGATGCCGATCGTTGCCGCCGCCAGCGCGGGGGCATCGTTGATGCCGTCGCCGGCCATGGCGACGGCCCCGTAACGGTGTTCAAGCTCTCGAATGGCGGCCACTTTCTGCTCGGGGCCCAGGCCGGCTCGCACTTCGTCCAGGCCGAGTTCACGCGCCAGGGCTTCGGCCGTGCGGGCGCTGTCGCCGGTGAGCATGGCTACCCGGATTCCCATGCGATGAAGGCCC
It includes:
- a CDS encoding HAD-IC family P-type ATPase, which produces GLHRMGIRVAMLTGDSARTAEALARELGLDEVRAGLGPEQKVAAIRELEHRYGAVAMAGDGINDAPALAAATIGIAMGLAGSDAAIEAADVALMGDDPGRVIVALQVARKAMRISWQNVAFSILVLAALVPAALAGVLSIAPAVVVHEASELLAVANGLRAGRG